The Gammaproteobacteria bacterium genome includes the window GCGTCATTCTTGCTGACGATGGCATCGAGCCCGGCGGGTCGCTGCTGAATCAGAATACGACCATCGATGGCATGGCGGCACTAGACTGGGTTGACATGGTGATAACCGAACTCGACACTTGCGACAACGTCCTCCGCCTGCACGAGGCCAGCGTCTGGGCCTATCGCGAAGACAACCTGTTGATGATATCTGAACGCTCGCCCCAAACAGAGGGTATTTTCCAGCGTGGCTGGCGGGTACGCAGCGCACAGGTACTACTGGCAACTGGCGCCATCGAACGCAACCTGGTATTCGCCAACAACGACCGCCCCGGCATCATGCTGGCTTCGGCAGCGCAGGGCTACGTCAATCGGTTTGCGGTAAAACCCGGAAAACATGCGGTCATTTTCACTAACAACAGCAGCGCCTACCGTGTTGCCGCGGACCTGCGTAAAGCCGGTATCGAAGTGCAGGCAATCATCGACAGCCGGCAGGATATAGGTGACAGGTCTGCCGCGCTGGTAGCGGGCATCGAAATTATCTCCAACCACATGATCGTAACTACCCACGGTCAACGCCGCGTCAAGGGCGTTACACTGTGCGACAACAACAGCGGTCAAGCCCGCCAGATCGATTGCGACCTGATCTGCGTTTCCGGCGGCTGGAATCCAACCCTGCACCTGTTTTCACAGGCGCGCGGCAAACTTGCCTGGGATGACGGCCTCGCTACCTTTGTTGCGGCCGGCGTATCACAGGAATGCGTTTGCATCGGTGCAGCCGCGGGTAATTTTTCTCTGCCGCAAGTATTTGCCGATGCGCTTTGTAAAATGCGCAACCTGCTCGAAAAGCTGGGCATCAATGTCCGCCATGAGCCCAATCTTCCCGACTGCGAAGCCGAAGCCGATTACGCCATCGAACCGCTATGGCACGTCAAATGCAACGCCAGGCTCGCACGCAAGAGTTTTATCGACCTGCAGAACGACGTCACCCTGGCCGACGTGCATTTATCCCTGCGTGAGGGCTTCGAAGCGGTCGAACACGTCAAGCGTTATACGACCGCCGGCATGGGACTCGATCAGGGCAAGACCGGAAATCTCAACGTTATCGGCGCGATTGCCAACGCCACAGGTGTCGAGCCGCAGGCAATCGGCACGACGACGTTTCGCTCGCCTTATGTGCCGATCGAATTCGGCGCACTCAGCGGCAGCCGCGAAGGCAGCGTCTATCTTCCTTACCGGCATACGCCGATAACCCGATGGCACCAGGCAAACGGCGCCTGTATGTACGAGGCCGGCGCACGCTGGCGCCGACCCGGGTACTATCCGCGCGCCGGTGAAAGTTTTCAGCAAACTGTGAATCGTGAAAGTTTCGCGGTGCGCAACAATGTCGGCGTTTACGATGGCGCGCCGCTTGGAAAATTCGAAATCAAGGGAAGGGACGCACCCGCCTTTATCGAAATGCTGTATACCAATAACTTCACCAACCTGAAAACGGGCATGGGCCGTTACGGCATCATGCTGACCGAGGACGGCAGGATCCTCGACGACGGCCTTAGCTTCAAAATTGCCGACGGCCATTATTTCATGTCGACCTCGACCGGGAATGCCGATGCGGTCAACCAACACATGGAATTTTTCCTGCAGACCCACCGTCCAGAGTGGCAGGTCCGCATCACCACGGTGACCACGCAATGGGCGAATGCCACGATTTGCGGCCCCCGGGCCAGGGAATTGCTACACCTGCTCGGTACCGATATCGACCTGTCGGCGGACGAGTTCCCGTTCATGGCAATGCGCAATGGCATCGTTGCCGGCTTGCCCGCGCGTGTCTGTCGCGTCAGCTTTACCGGTGAACTGAGCTTCGAAATCAACGTCTGGCCACGTTATTTCCGGCGACTGTGGGAATCGATCATCACGCTCGGCCAACAGTATGAAATCACCCCGATCGGATCGGAAGCCAATCATGTACTGCGCGTGGAAAAAGGATTTCTGTCACTGGGTCACGAAGCCGATGCAACCACGGATCCCTACGATCTGGGTATGGGCTGGATCATGTCGTCGTCGAAGGCCGATTTTATCGGCAAACGCGCCGTCGAAATACGCCGTGGCGCGAATCTGCCACGGCGCGAACTGGTCGGTTTACTGATCGACGACAGCGAGCGCCTGGTCGAAGAAAACGCACCAATCACACCGGGCGGGCGACGCGAAAAGACGGAAGGCTTCGTCACCGCCTGTGTCTGGAGTCTGGTGCAAAATCGCGCCATCGCGCTGGCACTGCTGATGGATGGTCGAAACCGTATCGGTGAAACCGTTTTTATACGTATGAAAGACGACGTCGTCACGGCGCAGATTACCGCGCCCTGTTTCCACGACGCCGCGGGACTGCGCTTGAGAAACTGACATGAGTTACGAGGTTGATATCCAGCGACTCGAAACCTGCGCCCTGATCGATTTGCAGGGCGCTCAAGAACGGATACGGGACTGGGTCGATCCGGGTTTTCCGGATTTTCCGACCACCCCCAATACCGCGGTCACGCACCAGGGACTGTCACTTTACTGGCTCGCCCCCGAAAAATGGTTGCTGCGTGCGCCTGCCGGGCGGGAAGACGAGCTGCAGACGATTAGCCGGCTGCAATCGGCGCCGGTCGATATCAGCATCGTGCTGGTCAGCGATACGCTGCAGTTTTTCAGCATCGAAGGCACCGATGCCGAGCAGATCGTGGCCATCGCCAGTCCGCTCGATACGCATGCCAAAGTATTTCCTGAAAATGGCGTTAGCTATACCGAGGTCTTCGGTCTCAAGGGACTGCTGATTCGTATTCCCGGGGGATTCGAGATCGCCGTCGAGTCGAGTTTTGCCGATATGATTGAAGACTACCTGGCGCGCACCACGGCCTGCTGAGCAATCAGCGCGATGGTTTCGCCGCGCTCGACCATGCCTCGATTGGCGTAAGCGAAAACGATACCCGACACCGGAAAATATAATTCCATCGATGGCCGTTGCGGCTCGCCGATAAAGTGCAGAAAACCCGCCGCCTGACCTACCGTCACCGCGTCGCCGATATCGAATTTGCGATCCAGCAATCCGGCAGCCGGGGCGATGAAATTTTGCTCGGACGAGCCGAATTCGACCAGCAGTGGGTCAGCACTATCGCCGCTGTCCGCGTTGTCGATAATCCCGACATGTTTTAAGCAACGCCGCAACGCGCGCTCGGCAAAATCGGTCATTGCCGGATCGCAACCGCCACCGCCACCGAGCTCGGCGGCAATCATCGGCACGGCGTTGCGGGTAGCGGCCGCATTCAACGAACGGTCGTCGTTATGGGCACCCGATAACCAGATATAAGGCGCGCCAAATGCCCTGGCCAGAGCCATGTTACGGTCGCCGATTTCGCTATCGGTACCGGCCTGCGTCAGCACACAGGGTGCAAACACGGAAGCCTTGCCACCGCTGTGCAAATCGATCACGGCATCGCATTCCGGCATCAGAACCTGTTCGACGTACTGCGCCAGCATATGCGTGGGCCCGCCATCGGCGTCGCCGGGAAAAGCGCGATTCATATTAACCAGGTCCAGCGGCGATACCCGGCTCGAGGCCTGTAATGCGGGTGCGTTCAAAGCGGGAATAATGATGATTCTGCCATTGATATCCTCTGCCGCCAGGTTTTGCAGCAGACGCATCAACGCGGCGGGTCCCTCAAACTCGTCGCCGTGCACGCCCCCGGTCAACAGTATCGTCGGCCCGTCCCGGTTTGCGATGCAGGCGATCGGTACCGGGTACACCCCCAATGGGCGGTGATTATCCGACCATTTCAGGTGCAGGTCACCGATTTGTCGCCCCTTTTGCTCGAGGTCGATGTCGAGTTGTATTCTGGTTGGTATCGATGGCTTGTTCATGAGTTTGGGAATTCCAGCCGCGGGACTGCCAATTATTCGCTATCCCGCTAAACCATTCGATACATAATATATCTGGAATCGAGATAGAGAAATCGAAAGTGTTTGTGATATGGTACCGCATACCCTTAGCCGCTACCACCGCGCCAGGAATTGACCCCACATGTCCCAGCTCCGCCCGAAACAGAGTATCGACAGGATCAAGGCGCATATGTTGTCTGCGGAGCCCGGCGATTACCCGCCGCCCGCTATCCTGTTGAATTCGAACGAGAGTGCGTTTGGACCGAGCCAGTATGCGGTTCAGGCGGCGCGGGCGGCAGCAACGACGCTGCACCGCTACCTCGAGAATCCCGCCTCCCTGCTCGCGCCCGCGCTGGCGCGCCGCCACGGTCTGGATGCCCGGCGAATCACGATCGGTAACGGTTCGGACGAGTTACTGGCGCGCCTGGCGCGAATCTATCTCGAACCGGGTAGCGAAATGATCCGTAGCTGCAACGGTTATCTGAAGACGCCGAACTATGCCTATGCTAACGGCGCCGAACCAGTGGCGGCGGCTGACGATGACTTTACCCCGTCGGTCGATGCGATACTGGCTGCAGTCACCGACAACACGAGAATGGTATACTTGGCAAACCCGGAAAACCCGGCCGGTACCTATCTTGGCGGCCGCGAGATCAGGCGGCTTCACGAGTCGTTGCCCGCTAAGGTATTGCTGGTGATCGACTGCGCGTACGAGGAATACGTCGATGCCGATGACTACGAGTCCGGGCAGCATCTGGCAGGCAGCGCCGAAAACGTCGTCATGGCGCGCACCTTTTCCAAAATCCATGGTCTTGCCGGGGCCCGTGTCGGCTGGATTTACGCCGCGCCGGAAATTATCGACCTGGTAACCCGTATCGGGCTCACTTTTCCACTGGCATCGAGCTCCCTGGCCGCGGCACTCGCCGCGCTCGACGACAAACCGCACCAGGCCATGGTTTTCGAATCCAATCGTCGACTGCGTTATGAATTTTCCGCCGCCATCAGCAAACTCGGCCTCCGGGTTTATCCGAGCCAGACCAATTTCGTGTTACTGAATTTCGCCGATGCCGGCAAAACCGCGATCGAGTGCGACGATTACCTGCGTCGCCAGGGTATCGCGGTAAGGCGGTTCGCGGCGCCTGCTTACCGGGACTGTATTCGCGTCAGCATTGGCCTCGAAGCCGAGATGAAGCAGACGCTGGATGCGATCACCCAATTTTTGGCTGCCTGAAGCATGAATGGCAATCAGGCCTCGTCTGCAATCGAGCATCCCTCGGGCGCTGCAATTATCGATGCGCTCAAGCGGGCCGGGATAAAATTTGTCGTGTCGGTACCCGATATCGTGACCAGCGAGGGCCTGTTATGGCCACTGGCAAGTGACCCGGATCTCGAACTGTTGCGGGTCTGCAAGGAAGACGAGGGCGTGTCTATCTGCGGTGCGATGTCATACAGCGGGACCCGCGCGTTGTTACTGATGCAACAAACGGGCTTGATGGATTCACTCAACGCAATCCGCGCGATTGGCATGGATTACCAGTTGCCGATCTGCATGATGGTCGGATTACAAGGTAAGGAACCGGAATTGAAACCCGACGCGTCGGCCGCTTACGGCGTACGCATCGTCGAACCCGTGCTGCAGGCGATGGATATTCCCTTTCGGCTGATCGAAGCGCCCGCAGATGTCGCCCATATAACGGCCGATATCGAACTGGCTTATCGGGATTCGTCGGTTTGCTGTTTTCTGATTGGACGCTCCCCCACGGCATGAGACGCGATCACGCACTTGAAATCCTGAAACGTCACGTCAGCAATGAAATCGTCGTCGCTGTTTACCAAACCCTGTTCGACTGGATGGTCATCAATCCGCGCGACCTCAACTACGTCGCTACCGGTGCCATGGGCCAGGCATCGTCGCATGGACTCGGGCTGGCCTTATCCTGTCCCGGTCGGCGAGTCCTGGTATTCGACGGTGACGGCAGCCTGTTGATGAACCTCGGCTCGCTGGTCACCATCGCCAACGCGGCCCCCGTAAACTTTCATCATTTCGTTTTTATCAACAAGGTCTACGAAGTCAATGGCGCGCACCCGATCCCGGGCGCCGACAAGATCGACTTCGCTGCCATGGCAAGGGCTGCGGGTTACCGGCACACGCTTAGCTTTAGTGAACTGGATCAATTCGAGCACGGGCTTGGCGATTTCCTGGCGCAACCCGGACCGGCACTGGCGGCGATGCAGATCGAAGCCGGGAAATCCTACCCCCGGGATTACGCCTATATACACAGCGCCGAGGCGCGAGCGCGCTTCAGGAACGCGCTGGCATCGAGCTGAACTCGGTCTCGACCATTTTGAGGAAATCCTTGGCCACCGCCGACATGGCCTTTTGTTGCGACCAGATCAGCGCGCCGTTGAACGGAATTTCTCGTGCAAATGGGGCGGTCGAGAAATCTTCACCGGCAGCCGACCCGGTGCCCATGGTGACGATTATGGATACGCCGAGCCCCTGCGCTACCAGGCGACAGATCGCATCGGTGGTGCGGGCCTCGTACTGTAGCCTGCGCTGGATGCCTGCCTTGCTGAAAATCTCGTCGACCTCGAAACGGAACTGTGAATCGGGCAGGT containing:
- a CDS encoding sarcosine oxidase subunit alpha family protein; its protein translation is MAVDMRCPVGGRLDRTQPIPFRFNGKTYQGFAGDTLASALIANGIYLTARSFKYHRPRGIVGAGYEEPSSLVELIGDEQSGNQSITRIMIRPGLQAKSVNCWPSAAFDLMAVNQMFARMIPAAFYYKTFMWPHWRLYEPSIRRAAGLASAPEQNLHQGRYEVRNAHCDLLVIGAGPAGLIAALYAARNGARVILADDGIEPGGSLLNQNTTIDGMAALDWVDMVITELDTCDNVLRLHEASVWAYREDNLLMISERSPQTEGIFQRGWRVRSAQVLLATGAIERNLVFANNDRPGIMLASAAQGYVNRFAVKPGKHAVIFTNNSSAYRVAADLRKAGIEVQAIIDSRQDIGDRSAALVAGIEIISNHMIVTTHGQRRVKGVTLCDNNSGQARQIDCDLICVSGGWNPTLHLFSQARGKLAWDDGLATFVAAGVSQECVCIGAAAGNFSLPQVFADALCKMRNLLEKLGINVRHEPNLPDCEAEADYAIEPLWHVKCNARLARKSFIDLQNDVTLADVHLSLREGFEAVEHVKRYTTAGMGLDQGKTGNLNVIGAIANATGVEPQAIGTTTFRSPYVPIEFGALSGSREGSVYLPYRHTPITRWHQANGACMYEAGARWRRPGYYPRAGESFQQTVNRESFAVRNNVGVYDGAPLGKFEIKGRDAPAFIEMLYTNNFTNLKTGMGRYGIMLTEDGRILDDGLSFKIADGHYFMSTSTGNADAVNQHMEFFLQTHRPEWQVRITTVTTQWANATICGPRARELLHLLGTDIDLSADEFPFMAMRNGIVAGLPARVCRVSFTGELSFEINVWPRYFRRLWESIITLGQQYEITPIGSEANHVLRVEKGFLSLGHEADATTDPYDLGMGWIMSSSKADFIGKRAVEIRRGANLPRRELVGLLIDDSERLVEENAPITPGGRREKTEGFVTACVWSLVQNRAIALALLMDGRNRIGETVFIRMKDDVVTAQITAPCFHDAAGLRLRN
- a CDS encoding sarcosine oxidase subunit gamma, whose amino-acid sequence is MSYEVDIQRLETCALIDLQGAQERIRDWVDPGFPDFPTTPNTAVTHQGLSLYWLAPEKWLLRAPAGREDELQTISRLQSAPVDISIVLVSDTLQFFSIEGTDAEQIVAIASPLDTHAKVFPENGVSYTEVFGLKGLLIRIPGGFEIAVESSFADMIEDYLARTTAC
- a CDS encoding succinylglutamate desuccinylase/aspartoacylase family protein, which encodes MNKPSIPTRIQLDIDLEQKGRQIGDLHLKWSDNHRPLGVYPVPIACIANRDGPTILLTGGVHGDEFEGPAALMRLLQNLAAEDINGRIIIIPALNAPALQASSRVSPLDLVNMNRAFPGDADGGPTHMLAQYVEQVLMPECDAVIDLHSGGKASVFAPCVLTQAGTDSEIGDRNMALARAFGAPYIWLSGAHNDDRSLNAAATRNAVPMIAAELGGGGGCDPAMTDFAERALRRCLKHVGIIDNADSGDSADPLLVEFGSSEQNFIAPAAGLLDRKFDIGDAVTVGQAAGFLHFIGEPQRPSMELYFPVSGIVFAYANRGMVERGETIALIAQQAVVRAR
- a CDS encoding aminotransferase class I/II-fold pyridoxal phosphate-dependent enzyme; this translates as MSQLRPKQSIDRIKAHMLSAEPGDYPPPAILLNSNESAFGPSQYAVQAARAAATTLHRYLENPASLLAPALARRHGLDARRITIGNGSDELLARLARIYLEPGSEMIRSCNGYLKTPNYAYANGAEPVAAADDDFTPSVDAILAAVTDNTRMVYLANPENPAGTYLGGREIRRLHESLPAKVLLVIDCAYEEYVDADDYESGQHLAGSAENVVMARTFSKIHGLAGARVGWIYAAPEIIDLVTRIGLTFPLASSSLAAALAALDDKPHQAMVFESNRRLRYEFSAAISKLGLRVYPSQTNFVLLNFADAGKTAIECDDYLRRQGIAVRRFAAPAYRDCIRVSIGLEAEMKQTLDAITQFLAA
- a CDS encoding decarboxylase, translated to MNGNQASSAIEHPSGAAIIDALKRAGIKFVVSVPDIVTSEGLLWPLASDPDLELLRVCKEDEGVSICGAMSYSGTRALLLMQQTGLMDSLNAIRAIGMDYQLPICMMVGLQGKEPELKPDASAAYGVRIVEPVLQAMDIPFRLIEAPADVAHITADIELAYRDSSVCCFLIGRSPTA
- a CDS encoding thiamine pyrophosphate-dependent enzyme, which translates into the protein MRRDHALEILKRHVSNEIVVAVYQTLFDWMVINPRDLNYVATGAMGQASSHGLGLALSCPGRRVLVFDGDGSLLMNLGSLVTIANAAPVNFHHFVFINKVYEVNGAHPIPGADKIDFAAMARAAGYRHTLSFSELDQFEHGLGDFLAQPGPALAAMQIEAGKSYPRDYAYIHSAEARARFRNALASS